One window from the genome of Cyclobacterium amurskyense encodes:
- a CDS encoding Glu/Leu/Phe/Val dehydrogenase dimerization domain-containing protein, translating into MRELLKKFENQQPEIVFEWSDSETEAEGWLVIDSLKGGAAIGDTRMKLGLSKNEVIQLAKNTAIKNTVSGPAIGGAKSGINFDPADPRKAGVLERWFKVVSPILKSYYGTSAGINIDENTELIPITEDFGLWHPQEGVVNAHYKAGDTKKIRKIGQLRQGLSKIVENPKYLPNSTTKYQISDVITGYGLSESVQHFYKIWGGNAAGKKAIIQGWGNVGAAATYFLAKEGVQIVGIISLEGAIIDKNGINPDEITSLFLNKENNQLVSDKLIPFDIAKEQLWDIPTDLLIPAAKARLIQKNHLNRLINGGLELIVCGANFPFVENDIFLGPVTKLADDKISLIPDFISNAGLASITAYLMSDKTQITDEAMFHHVSRTVYKALKKCHTFNPQKTTIAQTALEIALQKIR; encoded by the coding sequence ATGAGAGAATTACTGAAAAAATTTGAAAACCAGCAGCCAGAGATTGTATTTGAGTGGAGCGATAGTGAAACAGAGGCCGAAGGTTGGTTGGTGATCGATAGCCTAAAAGGAGGAGCAGCAATTGGCGATACCAGGATGAAATTAGGGCTATCCAAAAATGAAGTGATTCAATTGGCTAAAAACACGGCTATAAAAAACACGGTTTCAGGGCCAGCAATCGGTGGTGCCAAGTCAGGGATCAATTTTGACCCGGCAGATCCTAGAAAGGCAGGTGTTCTCGAACGATGGTTTAAGGTAGTTTCTCCAATTTTAAAAAGCTACTACGGCACTAGTGCTGGAATTAATATAGATGAAAACACCGAATTAATCCCTATTACAGAGGATTTTGGACTTTGGCATCCTCAAGAAGGCGTGGTCAATGCCCACTATAAGGCCGGAGACACAAAGAAAATTAGAAAAATAGGTCAATTAAGGCAGGGCCTTTCTAAAATAGTTGAAAACCCAAAGTACCTTCCAAATTCCACAACCAAATACCAAATCAGTGACGTCATCACAGGTTATGGTCTTTCCGAATCCGTACAACATTTTTATAAGATTTGGGGAGGAAATGCTGCTGGAAAAAAAGCCATTATTCAAGGCTGGGGAAATGTAGGTGCTGCCGCCACCTATTTTTTGGCTAAAGAAGGTGTGCAAATCGTAGGTATTATATCCCTGGAGGGAGCCATTATCGATAAAAACGGAATAAACCCGGACGAGATTACTTCCCTATTTCTAAACAAAGAAAACAATCAACTTGTTAGTGACAAGTTAATCCCATTTGATATTGCCAAAGAACAACTCTGGGATATCCCTACAGACCTATTAATCCCAGCGGCAAAGGCTCGGTTAATCCAAAAAAATCATTTGAATAGGTTGATTAATGGTGGTTTGGAATTAATCGTTTGTGGGGCAAATTTCCCTTTTGTTGAAAATGATATTTTCCTTGGTCCTGTAACCAAATTGGCCGATGATAAAATTTCTCTTATCCCTGATTTCATATCCAATGCTGGTCTTGCAAGTATCACTGCTTACCTTATGTCTGACAAAACCCAAATCACAGATGAGGCCATGTTTCATCATGTGAGCAGGACCGTTTACAAAGCATTAAAAAAATGCCATACTTTCAACCCACAAAAGACAACAATTGCACAAACAGCATTAGAAATCGCCCTTCAAAAGATCCGTTAA
- a CDS encoding sodium:proton antiporter, translated as MKKYLASWLLFIGLISVSVPQHLQAENLTTTQYIAQADNHEINTNTQEPVVQVDSSVDHEPEHHHPPGWLVIPFVALLLMIATGPLFYENFWHHNYPKIAVGLATMVVLYYLFVLGNVHNPVHALAEYIQFISLLASLFIASGGILIEVDKKSTPMANVLLLIIGALISNLIGTTGASMLLIRPFIRLNKNNIQAYHIIFFIFMVSNIGGSLTPIGDPPLFLGFLKGVPFFWTLEHNWPAWIMALTILSILFYFVDRKYGTKGEGVVLNEQTQYSNKISLKGTKNFFWLLVIIISVFLDPNVLDWVPAIHYDGQKFSFIREAIMLSVAYFSFKFADKKALAGNEFNFEPIREVAFIFIGIFGTMMPALELVGGFAKSAEGAAMITHNTLYWGTGILSGFLDNAPTYLNFLAAAMASQGADINTIQHVKDFAMDNYFDSAFELMAISIASVFFGAMTYVGNGPNFMVKSIAEQSGIKMPSFFGYILRFSIPILLPILFITWLVFFAFV; from the coding sequence ATGAAGAAATATTTAGCTTCATGGCTCCTATTCATTGGATTAATAAGCGTAAGTGTTCCCCAACACTTACAAGCCGAAAACTTAACTACTACTCAATATATCGCTCAGGCGGATAATCATGAAATAAATACTAATACTCAAGAACCAGTCGTGCAAGTTGATTCCTCCGTGGATCATGAGCCCGAACATCATCATCCACCGGGATGGCTGGTTATTCCTTTTGTAGCATTACTGCTTATGATTGCTACCGGGCCATTGTTTTACGAGAATTTTTGGCACCACAATTACCCAAAAATTGCTGTTGGTCTAGCTACCATGGTTGTCCTGTACTACCTTTTCGTACTAGGCAATGTCCATAATCCTGTCCATGCACTGGCCGAGTACATCCAATTTATTTCTTTATTGGCTTCCTTGTTCATTGCCTCAGGAGGGATATTAATAGAAGTGGATAAGAAGTCAACACCTATGGCAAATGTATTGCTTTTGATAATAGGTGCATTGATCTCCAATCTAATAGGTACTACAGGTGCTTCTATGTTATTGATTCGTCCTTTTATTCGACTGAATAAAAACAACATCCAAGCTTACCATATCATATTCTTCATATTTATGGTAAGTAATATTGGAGGTTCTTTAACACCTATAGGAGATCCACCATTGTTTCTTGGTTTCCTTAAAGGTGTACCCTTCTTCTGGACATTGGAACACAATTGGCCAGCTTGGATTATGGCTTTGACCATTTTGTCCATCCTGTTTTATTTTGTTGATCGAAAATATGGTACAAAAGGTGAAGGTGTTGTACTTAATGAACAAACCCAATACAGCAATAAAATATCATTAAAAGGAACGAAAAATTTCTTTTGGCTTTTGGTAATCATTATTTCTGTATTTCTCGACCCGAATGTACTTGATTGGGTTCCTGCGATTCATTACGATGGACAGAAATTCAGTTTTATAAGAGAGGCAATCATGCTCTCCGTGGCCTATTTCTCTTTTAAATTTGCCGATAAAAAAGCCCTAGCTGGAAATGAGTTTAATTTCGAGCCTATCCGGGAAGTTGCCTTTATCTTTATTGGTATTTTTGGAACCATGATGCCTGCCCTCGAATTGGTAGGTGGATTTGCCAAGTCAGCGGAAGGTGCTGCAATGATCACTCACAATACCTTGTATTGGGGCACGGGAATTCTTTCTGGATTCTTAGACAATGCACCAACCTACCTCAACTTTCTGGCTGCAGCCATGGCCTCTCAAGGAGCTGACATCAATACCATTCAACATGTGAAGGATTTTGCAATGGACAATTACTTTGATTCTGCCTTTGAACTAATGGCCATTTCCATAGCATCTGTGTTTTTTGGAGCCATGACCTATGTAGGTAATGGACCTAATTTTATGGTGAAATCTATAGCAGAGCAAAGTGGAATTAAAATGCCTTCCTTCTTTGGATACATTTTAAGGTTTTCCATTCCAATTTTACTTCCAATACTGTTTATTACATGGTTGGTATTCTTTGCCTTTGTCTAA
- a CDS encoding type III pantothenate kinase produces the protein MKQRHWVVDIGNTRIKTGVFENGRLVEDMSFSGLKECADYLKPQDGDRVLITSVRLSLNELREIFSFPFLYFDHQTPLEITNSYGTPETLGLDRVAAVIGARAYKMNGAVLVVDLGTCITYDFLDNKNNYLGGAISPGLSMRAKAMHEFTARLPLVNVRKTGVSYLGTSTETCMQSGVYHGIAEEIKGFIRKYQQDFGLVEVFICGGDAEIFESLIKDHIFVIPNLVLYGLDRILIYNVEK, from the coding sequence ATGAAACAAAGGCACTGGGTTGTCGATATTGGGAATACTCGCATTAAAACCGGCGTCTTTGAAAATGGCCGGCTGGTAGAGGATATGTCCTTTTCGGGACTTAAAGAATGTGCGGATTATTTAAAACCGCAAGATGGAGACAGGGTGTTGATTACTTCTGTTAGATTGTCTTTAAACGAGTTAAGGGAAATTTTCTCTTTCCCTTTTTTGTATTTTGATCATCAGACCCCATTAGAAATCACAAATTCCTATGGTACTCCTGAAACATTGGGTTTAGATAGGGTAGCAGCAGTGATTGGTGCCAGGGCATACAAGATGAATGGGGCGGTTTTAGTTGTTGATCTGGGAACCTGCATAACTTACGATTTTCTAGATAATAAAAATAATTATTTGGGTGGAGCGATTTCTCCTGGGCTTAGCATGCGGGCAAAAGCAATGCATGAATTTACTGCCAGATTACCCTTGGTAAATGTGCGGAAAACTGGAGTTTCTTACTTAGGGACGAGTACAGAGACATGCATGCAGTCTGGCGTCTACCACGGAATAGCTGAAGAAATCAAAGGGTTTATTCGAAAATATCAGCAGGATTTTGGCCTAGTTGAGGTCTTTATTTGTGGTGGAGATGCTGAAATCTTTGAAAGCTTAATAAAAGACCACATATTTGTAATCCCCAATTTGGTCCTGTACGGATTGGACAGAATCTTAATATACAATGTTGAAAAATAA
- a CDS encoding anhydro-N-acetylmuramic acid kinase: MTVSSRYTILGLMSGTSGDGLDIACCEFSKNNAWNFKIIRAQTVPFPSELGHSLQNAHLNDAQSLECLDLEFGKWMGEVSRKFCLDHQLQPMAIASHGHTVFHRPELNMTKQIGNGFTLSHYSGFPVINDFRKLDVILGGQGAPLVPIGDALLFNDFDFALNLGGIANISMDNNGQRLAFDTCPFNLLFNHFALLSGKSYDDSGNLAKSGTVIPALLSDLEALPFYQQKGAKSLGRENISEDFLPVVNKASNSSNDILATLSEHFSDCIAKTILDHVGPKLTKSQLLITGGGAYNTFFINKLSNKISHKVNVVLPEKQIIDFKEALVFAFLAVLRLREENNCLASVTGASRDNCGGTIFGLFNKNKI; encoded by the coding sequence ATGACAGTCTCAAGCAGATACACTATTTTAGGCCTAATGTCCGGCACTTCAGGTGATGGGCTGGACATTGCCTGCTGTGAATTTTCTAAGAATAATGCTTGGAACTTCAAGATCATTAGGGCCCAAACAGTACCTTTCCCCAGTGAATTAGGGCATTCATTACAAAATGCTCATTTGAATGATGCTCAATCCTTGGAATGCCTTGATCTGGAATTCGGCAAGTGGATGGGTGAAGTTTCGCGAAAATTCTGTCTGGATCACCAACTTCAGCCAATGGCCATTGCTTCTCACGGTCATACTGTCTTTCATCGACCTGAACTCAATATGACCAAGCAAATAGGCAATGGATTTACCCTAAGTCATTATTCAGGTTTTCCGGTTATCAATGATTTCAGAAAATTAGATGTTATCCTAGGTGGTCAAGGGGCGCCGTTGGTTCCTATAGGAGATGCATTGCTATTTAATGATTTTGATTTTGCCTTGAACTTAGGAGGTATCGCTAATATTTCAATGGACAATAATGGACAAAGGCTGGCTTTTGACACTTGTCCTTTCAATTTACTATTCAATCACTTTGCCTTGCTATCAGGTAAAAGCTATGATGATAGCGGAAACCTGGCAAAATCCGGAACTGTAATCCCAGCTCTTTTGTCGGATTTAGAGGCTTTGCCCTTTTATCAGCAGAAAGGCGCTAAATCCCTCGGAAGAGAAAACATAAGCGAAGATTTCTTACCTGTTGTAAATAAAGCATCAAATTCATCAAATGACATTCTTGCTACACTATCTGAACATTTTTCAGATTGCATTGCTAAAACTATTCTAGACCATGTCGGCCCCAAGCTAACCAAATCCCAACTTTTGATAACTGGCGGTGGTGCCTACAATACCTTTTTTATTAATAAACTATCTAATAAAATTAGTCATAAAGTAAATGTAGTTCTTCCAGAAAAGCAGATCATTGATTTTAAAGAAGCTTTGGTATTTGCATTTCTTGCTGTCTTGCGCCTCCGTGAGGAGAACAATTGCTTAGCCTCAGTCACAGGGGCATCAAGAGACAACTGTGGCGGTACTATTTTTGGACTTTTTAATAAAAATAAAATTTAA